In a genomic window of Microterricola viridarii:
- a CDS encoding FAD-dependent oxidoreductase has translation MTERLDTIVLGGGAMGSATAWALAQRGRAVTLLERFEPGHHFGASHGATRNFSLGYAQSTYLDMLAEALPLWDEIEQQSGEKLFAHTGIVNHGRDHSYQGVHDALRAAGFEAAFLPLEEAQERWAGIRFDSQVLHLPQGGQLNADATLPALQRIAAEHGAIVRHRSRVLSFRVLGDDDVAVEVETADGVEVLRARTLVVTAGAWTSTLLDGVVQLPRLSVTQEQPAHFAVTDQEAIWPGFNHRFTPGEPGYDYWPSAIYGMLTPGEGVKAGWHAVGPLTDPDARSFTPEPGQLADLQRYARDWLPGADADSLVAVSCTYTLTADENFVLDRIGPIVVGAGFSGHGFKFVPVVGRILADLVTGAGAAPSLFAAGRTTAGSLFKITS, from the coding sequence ATGACGGAACGGCTCGACACGATCGTGCTCGGCGGCGGGGCGATGGGCTCGGCCACGGCCTGGGCGCTCGCCCAGCGCGGCCGAGCCGTGACCCTGCTCGAGCGCTTCGAGCCCGGGCATCATTTCGGCGCGTCCCACGGGGCCACCCGCAACTTCAGCCTGGGCTATGCGCAGAGCACCTACCTCGACATGCTCGCCGAGGCCCTGCCGCTCTGGGACGAGATCGAGCAGCAGAGCGGCGAGAAGCTCTTCGCGCACACCGGCATCGTCAACCACGGCCGCGACCACAGCTACCAGGGCGTGCACGATGCGCTCCGCGCCGCCGGCTTCGAGGCCGCGTTCCTCCCGCTCGAGGAGGCACAGGAGCGCTGGGCCGGCATCCGGTTCGACTCCCAGGTGCTGCACCTGCCCCAGGGCGGCCAGCTCAATGCGGATGCCACGCTGCCCGCGCTGCAGCGGATCGCCGCAGAGCACGGCGCGATCGTGCGCCACCGCAGCCGGGTGCTGTCGTTTCGCGTGCTCGGCGACGACGATGTCGCCGTCGAGGTGGAGACGGCCGACGGCGTCGAGGTGCTGCGCGCACGCACGCTCGTCGTCACGGCGGGAGCGTGGACGAGCACGCTGCTCGACGGGGTGGTGCAGCTGCCCCGCCTCAGCGTCACCCAGGAGCAGCCCGCCCACTTCGCGGTGACCGATCAGGAGGCGATCTGGCCCGGCTTCAACCACCGCTTCACGCCGGGCGAGCCCGGCTACGACTACTGGCCGTCAGCGATCTACGGCATGCTCACGCCGGGCGAGGGCGTCAAGGCCGGCTGGCACGCCGTCGGGCCGCTCACCGACCCGGACGCCCGGAGCTTCACACCGGAGCCGGGCCAACTCGCGGACCTGCAGCGCTACGCCCGCGACTGGCTGCCCGGCGCCGACGCCGACTCGCTCGTGGCCGTCAGCTGCACCTACACTCTGACGGCCGACGAGAACTTCGTGCTCGATCGCATCGGGCCGATCGTGGTGGGAGCGGGCTTCTCCGGCCACGGCTTCAAGTTCGTGCCCGTTGTCGGCCGCATCCTCGCCGACCTGGTGACCGGCGCGGGCGCGGCGCCCTCGCTGTTCGCGGCGGGCCGCACGACGGCCGGCTCGCTCTTCAAGATCACCTCCTAG
- a CDS encoding TetR/AcrR family transcriptional regulator, translating into MNQHRNGPVRSAAAREAVLAATTRLFHEQGYDKLTIEGIAREAGVGKQTIYRWWSSRGAVIADCLAEGRLFPVEFEVPDSGQLLPDIEHWLSTVLAVLDARNGGELVRSLVAAAAEDPAVGTSLSERLGVERSLAARLERAVHDGQLPANAPIDQIGESILGAIIVRALSRQSDSGEPLRRLVRFLFAPSGPARR; encoded by the coding sequence GTGAACCAACACCGAAATGGCCCCGTCCGCAGCGCCGCGGCGCGGGAGGCCGTGCTCGCCGCGACGACGCGGCTCTTCCACGAACAGGGGTACGACAAGCTGACGATTGAGGGCATCGCGCGCGAGGCCGGCGTCGGCAAGCAGACGATCTACCGTTGGTGGTCCTCCCGGGGCGCGGTGATCGCCGACTGCCTCGCCGAGGGCCGCCTGTTCCCGGTCGAGTTCGAGGTGCCAGACTCCGGGCAGCTGCTCCCAGACATCGAGCACTGGCTGAGCACCGTGCTGGCGGTGCTGGACGCCCGCAACGGTGGTGAGCTCGTGCGCTCCCTCGTCGCGGCCGCCGCCGAGGACCCGGCCGTGGGGACGAGCCTGAGCGAGCGGTTGGGGGTCGAGCGCAGCCTCGCGGCGCGGCTGGAGCGCGCGGTGCACGACGGCCAGCTGCCGGCGAACGCGCCGATCGACCAGATCGGGGAGTCGATCCTCGGCGCCATCATCGTGCGCGCCCTGAGCAGGCAGAGCGACAGCGGCGAGCCGCTGCGCCGGCTGGTGCGCTTCCTCTTCGCGCCCTCCGGCCCGGCTAGGAGGTGA
- a CDS encoding MMPL family transporter → MASLLFRLGSFAARRAWAVVVSWIVILGIAVGAFFAFGGGLSNSFDIPGTASGAVTDELAAKLPDTAGGTGTVVYQTTDGAAFTDAQRQAISEVASSAESLPGVASVIDPFSANDQQAAQAQQIADGQAQLETGLAQLDAGQAQLDAGKAQLDQAEQQLSAARDQAVAAGAGAEQLAALDAQQAQLDAQKAALQTQQETLDASRAQLESGAEQIAQGTQLLDLATGLGVVSEDGSTAIVNVSFTEPRLELSDEVKQDTIAHFEDAPIDGVEVSFGTDIAQGVPQIFGVGEAVGLVFAAIVLIVMLGSLIAAALPIVTALVGVGVGVTASLAFSGVVDMASVTPVLGVMLGLAVGIDYSLFIVNRHRKQVLAGVAVRESIGLATGTSGTAVVFAGATVIVALLALNVTGVPFLGLMGTVGAVCVAVAVLVAITLAPAILGLIGTRLLNRTARATIGAPHVAKSAKPVKQMSTARAVVTVLVSVVALLIVAIPSLSMRLGLPDGSSEPAGSTSYTSFQIVNEEFGAGANGPLLVTATLPDPIPDEELLATQLEIAQTISELDDVVAVAPVATSEDNTLIAFQVLPAEGPNSASTEQLVKDIRALPPVGGDIVLGVAGQAAANIDISEALSAVLPIYLVVVVGLSLLIMILVFRSLLVPLIATAGFVLSLFATYGLIVAVFQFGWGAELIGLHSTGPILSFLPVILVGILFGLAMDYQLFLASGMREAYVHGSPARLAVAQGFRAGRSVVIAAALIMVSVFGGFIFSESTIIRSIGFGLAFGVLLDAFVVRMLLMPALMHLLGSSAWWLPRWLDRILPNVDLEGAALEREHPGVQTGGVPTAG, encoded by the coding sequence GTGGCTTCACTGTTGTTCCGTTTGGGTTCGTTCGCTGCACGCAGGGCTTGGGCGGTGGTCGTCTCCTGGATCGTGATTCTCGGCATCGCGGTCGGCGCCTTCTTCGCCTTCGGCGGAGGGCTGAGCAACAGTTTCGACATCCCCGGCACGGCATCCGGCGCCGTCACCGATGAGCTCGCGGCGAAACTGCCGGACACCGCGGGCGGCACCGGAACCGTGGTGTACCAGACGACCGACGGGGCCGCGTTCACCGACGCCCAGCGGCAGGCCATCTCTGAGGTGGCCAGCAGCGCAGAGAGTCTGCCCGGCGTGGCATCCGTCATCGACCCGTTCTCCGCCAACGACCAGCAGGCCGCGCAGGCCCAGCAGATCGCCGACGGCCAGGCTCAGCTGGAGACCGGGCTCGCCCAACTGGATGCCGGCCAGGCCCAGCTCGACGCGGGCAAGGCCCAGTTGGACCAGGCCGAGCAGCAGCTGAGCGCAGCGCGCGACCAGGCCGTCGCGGCCGGCGCCGGCGCGGAGCAGCTGGCCGCGCTCGACGCCCAGCAGGCGCAGCTCGACGCGCAGAAGGCGGCGCTGCAGACCCAGCAGGAGACCCTCGACGCTTCCCGCGCCCAGCTGGAGAGCGGAGCGGAGCAGATCGCCCAGGGCACGCAACTCCTGGACCTTGCCACTGGTCTCGGCGTGGTGTCGGAGGACGGCTCGACCGCGATCGTCAACGTCTCCTTCACCGAGCCGCGCCTCGAGCTCTCCGACGAGGTCAAGCAGGACACGATCGCCCACTTCGAGGATGCCCCGATCGACGGGGTCGAAGTCAGCTTCGGCACGGACATCGCCCAGGGCGTGCCCCAGATCTTCGGCGTCGGCGAGGCGGTCGGCCTCGTCTTCGCCGCGATCGTGCTGATCGTGATGCTCGGCTCGCTGATCGCGGCCGCCCTGCCCATCGTCACCGCCCTCGTCGGCGTCGGCGTCGGTGTCACCGCCTCGCTCGCGTTCTCCGGCGTGGTCGACATGGCGTCGGTCACCCCCGTCCTCGGCGTGATGCTCGGCCTCGCCGTCGGCATCGACTACTCGCTGTTCATCGTCAACCGGCACCGCAAGCAGGTGCTCGCGGGCGTCGCCGTGCGCGAGTCCATCGGTCTCGCCACCGGCACCTCCGGAACTGCCGTGGTGTTCGCCGGCGCGACGGTCATCGTGGCGCTGCTCGCCCTCAACGTGACCGGGGTCCCGTTCCTCGGGCTGATGGGCACCGTCGGGGCCGTCTGCGTCGCCGTCGCCGTGCTGGTCGCGATCACCCTCGCCCCCGCCATCCTCGGCCTCATCGGTACGCGCCTGCTGAACCGCACGGCGCGCGCCACGATCGGCGCCCCGCACGTCGCGAAGTCGGCGAAGCCGGTGAAGCAGATGTCGACGGCTCGCGCGGTCGTCACGGTGCTGGTGAGCGTCGTGGCGCTCCTCATCGTCGCGATCCCGTCGCTGTCGATGCGACTCGGCCTGCCCGATGGCTCGAGCGAGCCGGCCGGCTCCACCAGCTACACGTCGTTCCAGATCGTGAACGAGGAGTTCGGCGCCGGAGCCAACGGCCCGCTGCTGGTGACCGCCACGCTGCCCGACCCGATCCCGGATGAGGAGCTGCTCGCCACCCAGCTGGAGATCGCCCAGACGATCTCCGAACTGGATGATGTGGTTGCCGTCGCACCCGTCGCGACATCGGAGGACAACACGCTGATCGCCTTCCAGGTGCTACCGGCCGAGGGGCCGAACAGTGCCTCCACTGAGCAGCTGGTGAAGGACATCCGCGCCCTGCCCCCGGTCGGCGGCGACATCGTGCTCGGCGTGGCCGGCCAGGCCGCCGCCAACATCGACATCTCCGAGGCGCTCAGCGCGGTGCTGCCGATCTACCTGGTGGTCGTGGTCGGGCTGTCGCTGCTGATCATGATCCTCGTGTTCCGCTCGCTGCTCGTGCCGCTGATCGCGACCGCCGGCTTCGTGCTGTCGCTGTTCGCCACCTACGGCCTGATCGTCGCCGTCTTCCAGTTCGGCTGGGGCGCGGAGCTGATCGGACTGCACAGCACGGGCCCGATCCTGAGCTTCCTGCCGGTCATCCTCGTCGGCATCCTGTTCGGCCTCGCCATGGACTACCAGTTGTTCCTCGCCTCGGGCATGCGGGAGGCCTATGTGCACGGCTCCCCCGCGCGGCTCGCCGTCGCCCAGGGGTTCCGCGCCGGCCGCTCTGTCGTGATCGCCGCAGCCCTGATCATGGTCTCGGTCTTCGGCGGCTTCATCTTCTCCGAGTCGACCATCATCCGTTCCATCGGCTTCGGCCTCGCCTTCGGCGTGCTCCTCGACGCCTTCGTGGTGCGGATGCTGCTGATGCCGGCGCTCATGCACCTGCTCGGCTCCTCGGCCTGGTGGCTGCCCCGCTGGCTCGACCGCATCCTCCCGAACGTCGACCTGGAGGGCGCCGCCCTGGAGCGCGAGCACCCCGGCGTGCAGACCGGCGGCGTGCCGACAGCCGGCTAG
- a CDS encoding SIP domain-containing protein, which translates to MTGNAAAAHFLLVGDGADLRALRSIVTRLPVNAYGQIYVEVASVMQLEQWPVPAGMTVSWLCRDSSPGEDGQVAAQGELVARAVSAWVAEWMPERQRSHQSPYVLWIGCASSDHVDGLYRELAQRIEHTHFHDPRAH; encoded by the coding sequence ATGACGGGAAACGCGGCAGCCGCGCACTTCTTGCTGGTGGGCGACGGTGCCGACCTGAGAGCGTTGCGAAGCATTGTCACCCGGCTGCCGGTGAACGCCTACGGGCAGATCTACGTCGAGGTCGCATCCGTGATGCAGCTCGAGCAGTGGCCGGTTCCCGCGGGCATGACGGTGAGCTGGCTCTGCCGCGACAGCTCCCCAGGCGAGGATGGACAGGTCGCGGCCCAGGGCGAGCTCGTGGCGCGGGCAGTCTCAGCCTGGGTGGCGGAGTGGATGCCCGAGCGGCAGCGCTCCCATCAATCGCCCTATGTGCTGTGGATCGGCTGCGCCTCGAGTGACCACGTCGATGGTCTCTACCGCGAGCTTGCGCAGCGGATCGAGCACACGCACTTCCACGATCCCCGCGCGCACTAG
- a CDS encoding alpha/beta fold hydrolase, producing MAERRSGALAAVVLGWLLVGGLAVLAGCTGAAPNDTPSASPAADAGELVDIGDGRQLFLSCRGTGKPTVLLVSGTGGAADEWMVAGDPADPSVPPTPSARSVFDTVALTTRVCAYDRPGTTLLDGEMSPSTEVAQPTTALTGVADIQRLLDASGEEGSLVLVGASWGGEIAQLFARTPPQSVAGLVLVDSASEYLHDTLSPAQWDGWMSVIAAAATPGAESPDYEGSLAQLADAAAVPALPATVLTSDQPWDLQVTPGASTWPAWLAAQDELAAAWHATHIADTQSGHGIHVQQPELVAAAITAIVDEVRAQE from the coding sequence ATGGCCGAACGCAGGAGCGGTGCGCTGGCAGCGGTTGTGCTCGGCTGGCTCTTGGTGGGCGGGCTGGCCGTGCTCGCCGGGTGCACCGGCGCCGCGCCGAACGACACCCCCTCCGCGAGCCCGGCGGCCGACGCCGGTGAACTCGTCGATATCGGGGATGGCCGGCAGCTGTTCCTCAGCTGCCGCGGGACCGGCAAACCCACCGTGCTGCTCGTCTCCGGAACCGGCGGCGCCGCCGACGAGTGGATGGTCGCCGGGGATCCAGCAGACCCGTCGGTGCCGCCCACACCGAGCGCGCGCTCCGTCTTCGACACGGTGGCGCTGACCACGCGGGTGTGCGCCTACGATCGCCCCGGAACGACACTGCTCGATGGGGAGATGTCGCCCTCGACCGAGGTCGCCCAGCCGACGACTGCCCTCACGGGCGTCGCAGATATTCAGCGGCTTCTCGACGCCAGCGGCGAGGAGGGCAGCCTCGTGCTCGTCGGCGCCTCCTGGGGCGGCGAGATCGCCCAGCTCTTCGCCCGCACGCCCCCGCAGAGCGTGGCCGGGCTGGTCCTGGTGGACTCCGCCTCCGAGTACCTGCACGACACGCTCAGTCCGGCGCAATGGGACGGCTGGATGTCGGTGATTGCCGCCGCCGCCACCCCGGGGGCGGAGAGCCCCGACTACGAGGGCAGCCTCGCCCAGCTGGCGGATGCCGCCGCAGTGCCGGCTCTCCCCGCCACGGTGCTGACCTCGGACCAGCCCTGGGACTTGCAGGTGACGCCGGGTGCCTCCACCTGGCCGGCCTGGCTGGCCGCCCAAGACGAGCTCGCGGCGGCCTGGCACGCGACCCATATCGCCGACACGCAGAGCGGCCACGGCATCCACGTGCAGCAGCCCGAGCTCGTCGCGGCGGCGATCACCGCCATCGTCGATGAGGTGCGCGCGCAGGAGTGA
- a CDS encoding isocitrate lyase/PEP mutase family protein yields MTTFRELHEQSAPLVLPNAWDLGSALAFADAGFAAVGTTSFGVAASAGLPDGDGTGRAATLALAAEMCRLPVHVTADIEDGYSDDPDAVAGLVAELSAQGVAGVNLEDSAAGHLVDPADVAAKIAAIKRRSPAMFVNARVDNFWFGEQASVEAALQRARSYADAGADGIFVPGLAQPDDIRRIAAETSLPLNVLAHPALSVVELGALGVRRVSSGSLPYRAAVDAAVDAVRALQGGSPLPTATAYADMQARLVAFRRRSTS; encoded by the coding sequence ATGACCACGTTTCGAGAACTCCACGAGCAGTCGGCGCCGCTCGTGCTGCCCAACGCTTGGGACCTGGGCTCCGCCCTCGCCTTCGCGGATGCCGGCTTCGCCGCCGTCGGCACCACGAGCTTCGGCGTCGCTGCCAGCGCCGGCCTGCCCGACGGGGATGGCACCGGCCGGGCTGCCACCTTGGCGCTGGCGGCAGAGATGTGCCGGCTGCCCGTGCACGTCACCGCGGACATCGAGGACGGCTACAGCGACGACCCCGACGCCGTCGCGGGGCTCGTCGCCGAGCTCTCGGCGCAGGGCGTCGCCGGGGTCAACCTCGAGGACAGCGCGGCCGGGCACCTGGTGGACCCGGCGGATGTCGCCGCCAAGATCGCCGCGATCAAACGGCGGAGCCCCGCGATGTTCGTGAACGCCCGGGTGGACAACTTCTGGTTCGGCGAACAGGCCAGCGTCGAGGCGGCACTCCAACGTGCCCGCAGCTACGCCGACGCCGGCGCGGACGGAATCTTCGTGCCCGGGCTCGCACAGCCTGACGACATCCGGCGCATTGCAGCCGAGACCTCGCTGCCGCTCAACGTGCTGGCGCACCCGGCGCTCAGCGTCGTGGAGTTGGGCGCGCTGGGCGTCCGGCGGGTGAGCTCCGGCTCGCTGCCGTACCGCGCCGCGGTGGATGCGGCCGTCGACGCTGTGCGCGCCCTGCAGGGCGGCTCCCCGTTGCCGACCGCCACCGCCTACGCCGACATGCAGGCGCGGCTGGTGGCATTCAGACGGCGCAGCACGAGCTGA
- a CDS encoding dihydrofolate reductase family protein, whose product MRTVVAYELLSLDGVAEAPNEFFTEWDAAMDANLADVIASQDAVILGRRSYEEWAEFWPGSEIEPFATFINGVAKHVATSAPLTGNWAHATAIDGELAGFVRELRQQPGGDIGVHASISVVRALLAAGLVDELRVVIAPVIAGHGRRLLDGVPPARLEVLRSSTSPTGHLLVDYRVAPH is encoded by the coding sequence ATGCGCACGGTCGTCGCGTACGAACTGCTCTCGCTCGACGGTGTCGCCGAGGCTCCGAACGAGTTCTTCACCGAGTGGGACGCCGCGATGGACGCCAACCTGGCCGACGTCATCGCATCCCAGGATGCCGTCATCCTCGGACGCCGCAGCTACGAGGAGTGGGCCGAGTTCTGGCCGGGCAGCGAGATCGAGCCCTTTGCGACGTTCATCAACGGGGTCGCCAAGCACGTCGCGACATCCGCACCTCTCACGGGCAATTGGGCCCATGCCACCGCGATCGACGGCGAACTGGCCGGATTCGTGCGGGAGCTGAGGCAACAACCCGGCGGCGACATCGGCGTCCACGCCAGCATCTCCGTCGTCCGGGCGCTGCTGGCCGCTGGCCTCGTCGATGAGCTCAGGGTCGTGATCGCCCCGGTGATCGCCGGCCACGGGCGGCGCCTCCTCGACGGCGTTCCGCCCGCGCGGCTCGAGGTGCTCCGGAGCAGCACCTCCCCCACCGGTCACCTGCTCGTCGACTACCGCGTCGCGCCGCACTAG
- a CDS encoding PRC domain containing protein translates to MSNTWDPWSYRESVARTPEAGGIVGYKVHATDGHIGKIDEASDAVGDANIVVDTGPWIFGRKVILPAGVIERIDDAEEKVYVDLTKEQIKNSPELSEDANLTDADYRESVAVYYGGYYI, encoded by the coding sequence ATGTCCAACACATGGGACCCCTGGTCTTATCGAGAGTCGGTCGCTCGGACGCCGGAGGCCGGCGGCATAGTCGGCTACAAGGTTCACGCCACGGATGGCCACATCGGCAAGATCGATGAGGCCAGTGACGCGGTCGGTGACGCCAACATCGTCGTCGACACCGGACCGTGGATCTTCGGCCGCAAGGTCATTCTGCCGGCCGGCGTCATCGAGCGCATCGATGACGCAGAGGAGAAGGTGTACGTCGATCTCACCAAGGAGCAGATCAAGAACTCGCCGGAACTGAGCGAGGACGCAAACCTGACCGATGCGGACTACCGCGAGAGCGTCGCGGTCTACTACGGCGGCTATTACATCTGA
- a CDS encoding glutathione synthetase, protein MKIGFVVNDIATEKPVYTTTRLAMTATRLGHEVALLGLRDFGYEPDESLSAIAASASTGKAYRSHERYLEDLQAAARERVGLSDFDVLMLRADPAVDAADSPWANTAGIAFGQLAAASGVLVVNDPGSLANALSKAYFQHFPEAARPRTLISRDEERVRQFIDEMGGRAVLKPLQGSGGSGVFLVTEKEAPNISQIVEAIARDGYVVAQEYLTAAKDGDVRMFVMNGHPLQVDGAYAAFRRRPGGDDIRSNMSAGGSAEAVTVTDEMLQLVDAVRPKLLEDGLHLVGLDIVGDKLMEVNVFSPGGLGSSEALYGVDFTTAIIEDLERKVRIRRHYGPELSNIRLATL, encoded by the coding sequence ATGAAGATCGGCTTCGTCGTCAATGACATCGCCACTGAGAAGCCCGTCTACACGACGACGCGTCTCGCCATGACCGCCACCCGACTCGGCCACGAGGTCGCTCTCCTGGGCCTGCGTGACTTCGGCTACGAGCCCGACGAGTCGCTCTCTGCGATCGCGGCCTCCGCGAGCACCGGCAAGGCCTATCGCTCACACGAGCGCTACCTCGAAGACCTGCAGGCGGCCGCACGGGAGCGGGTCGGGCTCAGCGACTTCGACGTGCTCATGCTTCGCGCCGACCCGGCGGTGGATGCCGCGGACAGCCCCTGGGCGAACACAGCCGGCATCGCGTTCGGCCAGCTCGCGGCCGCCTCCGGCGTCCTCGTGGTCAACGACCCCGGTTCCCTGGCCAACGCCCTGTCGAAGGCGTACTTCCAGCACTTCCCCGAGGCGGCGCGCCCGCGCACGTTGATCTCGCGGGACGAGGAGCGGGTCCGCCAGTTCATTGACGAGATGGGCGGGCGCGCCGTGCTCAAGCCCCTGCAGGGGTCGGGTGGGTCCGGCGTGTTCCTCGTCACCGAGAAGGAGGCGCCCAACATCAGCCAGATCGTGGAGGCGATCGCTCGAGACGGCTATGTGGTTGCGCAGGAGTACCTGACAGCGGCCAAGGACGGCGACGTGCGGATGTTCGTCATGAACGGTCACCCCCTGCAGGTCGACGGTGCCTACGCCGCTTTCCGCCGCCGTCCGGGAGGGGACGACATCCGCTCCAACATGTCTGCCGGCGGCAGCGCGGAGGCGGTGACGGTCACCGACGAGATGCTGCAGCTCGTGGACGCGGTGCGTCCGAAACTGCTCGAAGACGGCCTGCACCTCGTCGGGCTGGACATCGTGGGCGACAAGCTGATGGAGGTCAACGTGTTCTCGCCCGGCGGCCTCGGCTCCAGCGAGGCACTCTACGGCGTGGACTTCACGACCGCCATCATCGAGGACCTGGAGCGGAAGGTCAGGATCCGACGGCACTACGGCCCAGAGCTCTCGAATATCAGGCTCGCCACGCTCTGA
- a CDS encoding flavohemoglobin expression-modulating QEGLA motif protein, which yields MTGDPVPHAGDAPETSAINAGALSPADLAADHAMATLAGSVRFLLEMTPVNADDVRAEFLAHPENDPVFEYRDLDVDPDVLDAQVVALPIDDVEDTTLAALLRNRQREMALRVEMLRARNTPDFLQLSIAQYGAVLPALVSRAEGLLDTLPRGRLEHDSVDAEGFLAAAQAEIDHYRSIDPDVGIHAEIRDDISGILVDGNTLLISNNAAVAAPRVNALLQHEVGTHLVTQVNGLAQPIRMLGSGLAHYDETQEGLAVLAEIACGGLTAARLRQLAARVLAVHSLVGGASFVETHRLLTGHGLPAGSAYGITMRVYRAGGFTKDAIYLRGLLALLEHVADGGALDLFFLGKFSLEDLPLVEDLDGRGLLTAARVMPRYLSDPAAAARLHDAAHTDDLAALVNA from the coding sequence GTGACGGGGGACCCGGTGCCGCACGCCGGGGACGCACCGGAGACGAGTGCCATCAACGCCGGGGCGCTCTCGCCCGCAGACCTCGCGGCCGACCACGCCATGGCGACGTTGGCGGGCAGCGTGCGCTTCCTGCTCGAGATGACCCCGGTGAACGCCGACGACGTGCGTGCGGAGTTTCTCGCGCACCCGGAGAACGACCCGGTGTTCGAGTACCGCGACCTGGATGTGGACCCCGACGTGCTCGACGCGCAGGTCGTCGCGCTGCCGATCGACGACGTCGAGGACACCACCCTCGCCGCGCTGTTGCGGAACCGACAGCGGGAGATGGCATTGCGGGTGGAGATGCTGCGTGCCCGGAACACCCCCGACTTCCTGCAGCTCTCGATCGCGCAGTACGGTGCGGTGTTGCCCGCGCTCGTGAGCCGTGCCGAGGGGTTGTTGGACACGCTGCCGCGGGGGCGCCTGGAGCACGATTCCGTGGACGCGGAGGGGTTCCTCGCCGCAGCGCAGGCGGAGATCGACCACTACCGGTCGATCGACCCGGATGTCGGCATCCACGCCGAGATCCGCGACGACATCTCGGGCATCCTCGTGGACGGCAACACGCTGCTCATCTCGAACAACGCCGCAGTGGCAGCGCCCCGCGTCAACGCGCTGCTGCAGCACGAGGTGGGCACGCACCTGGTCACCCAGGTGAACGGCCTGGCACAGCCGATCCGTATGTTGGGCTCCGGCCTCGCCCACTACGACGAGACGCAGGAAGGGCTCGCCGTGCTCGCTGAGATCGCCTGCGGCGGCCTCACCGCCGCCCGGCTGCGCCAGCTCGCGGCCCGCGTTCTGGCGGTGCACTCCCTGGTCGGGGGAGCGAGCTTCGTGGAGACACACCGGCTGCTGACCGGCCACGGACTGCCGGCCGGGAGCGCGTACGGCATCACGATGCGGGTGTATCGCGCCGGCGGGTTCACCAAGGACGCGATCTACCTGCGCGGGCTGCTCGCCCTGCTGGAGCACGTGGCAGACGGCGGTGCACTCGATCTTTTCTTCCTCGGCAAGTTCTCCCTGGAGGACCTGCCGCTCGTGGAGGACCTCGACGGACGCGGCCTGCTCACGGCGGCCCGGGTCATGCCCCGCTACCTCTCCGACCCGGCTGCCGCAGCCCGGCTGCACGACGCCGCTCACACCGACGATCTGGCGGCCCTTGTCAACGCGTAG
- a CDS encoding N-formylglutamate amidohydrolase has protein sequence MSTTERPPVEFLGNWDGQFIATAIHTGHDVRPDFAAELILPEADRLREEDPHTEEIGALIPARVIVNRSRFEVDLNRTREESVYRTSEEAWGLDVVRNPPLDEAVVAGSLAEYDAFYAELGRRLDAVADRGPFVLFDVHSYNHRRDGAGAAPAPDEESPEVNVGTGSVDHEQFGPVVETFMRSLRAAETSTGPLDVRENVRFRGRQLAAWTHARYPGRGLVLALEFKKTFMDEWTGEVDQARIDELARALAGTLPAVEGALRQAVVS, from the coding sequence ATGAGTACTACGGAGCGTCCCCCGGTCGAGTTCCTCGGCAACTGGGACGGACAATTCATCGCCACCGCCATCCACACGGGGCACGATGTGCGCCCCGACTTCGCCGCGGAGCTGATCCTGCCCGAGGCGGACCGCTTGCGGGAGGAGGACCCGCACACCGAGGAGATCGGCGCGCTCATCCCTGCCCGCGTCATCGTGAACCGGTCCCGGTTCGAGGTCGACCTGAACCGCACCCGCGAGGAGTCGGTCTACCGCACCTCCGAGGAGGCGTGGGGCCTGGACGTCGTCCGCAATCCACCGCTCGACGAGGCCGTCGTGGCTGGCTCTCTTGCGGAGTACGACGCCTTCTACGCTGAGCTCGGCCGGCGTCTGGACGCCGTCGCCGACCGTGGGCCGTTCGTGCTGTTCGACGTCCACTCCTATAACCACCGGCGCGACGGGGCGGGCGCCGCCCCGGCCCCGGACGAGGAGAGCCCCGAGGTCAACGTGGGCACCGGCTCGGTGGATCACGAGCAATTCGGGCCGGTGGTGGAGACCTTCATGCGGTCGCTGCGGGCGGCGGAGACGTCGACCGGCCCGCTCGACGTCCGGGAGAACGTGCGGTTCCGCGGTCGGCAGCTCGCGGCCTGGACGCACGCCCGATACCCGGGCCGCGGGCTCGTGCTCGCGCTCGAGTTCAAGAAGACCTTCATGGACGAGTGGACCGGCGAGGTCGACCAGGCCCGGATCGACGAACTGGCCCGTGCCCTGGCCGGCACCCTCCCGGCCGTCGAGGGCGCGCTGCGCCAGGCGGTCGTGTCGTGA